A genomic window from Deinococcus aetherius includes:
- a CDS encoding acyltransferase, with product MTPAKTAPDARPARMVELDVYRGVIILAVVLHHLTGLALRHAAAGSSLREGLMVLNRSSHFVVPAFLFLTALVLTRSALRRFHLGTYVRSRFQKVLVPYLFWTVAYVGFRVLTGQDPPAVLGDLDRWRVWLQYGKGYFHLYFLLIALQFSLILPLLLPLFRRRPRFSWVLAGAGGLQLLVYLLNRAGVLHFRFPATMVLWYVPVLALGMSFGSQDMPFERFWHRWRLWIVAATLLTFAWYVPLSVALLQGAPVSSAAYSLANWSYTTAASLALLGLARALTRGPGWLMRTLTSLGTVSLQVYLLHPAVLLYLERLGFPGNPAQFVLVLVAYGLLALAVPLAVARLLAGTQVAQWVFGR from the coding sequence TTGACCCCGGCGAAGACCGCGCCGGATGCGCGCCCCGCCCGGATGGTCGAACTCGACGTGTACCGTGGCGTGATCATCCTCGCGGTGGTGCTGCACCACCTGACGGGTCTGGCGCTGCGTCACGCGGCGGCGGGCTCCTCTCTGCGCGAGGGCCTGATGGTCCTCAACCGCAGCTCGCACTTCGTGGTGCCGGCGTTCCTCTTCCTCACGGCCCTGGTCCTGACCCGGTCCGCCCTGCGCCGCTTCCACCTCGGGACCTACGTCCGGTCACGCTTCCAAAAGGTCCTGGTGCCATACCTCTTCTGGACGGTCGCCTACGTCGGCTTCCGCGTGCTCACGGGCCAGGACCCACCGGCGGTCCTCGGGGACCTGGACCGTTGGCGGGTCTGGCTCCAGTACGGGAAGGGGTACTTCCACCTGTACTTCCTCCTGATCGCCCTGCAGTTCTCCCTGATCCTGCCGCTCTTGCTGCCCCTCTTCCGCCGCAGGCCGCGCTTCTCGTGGGTGCTGGCCGGAGCCGGCGGGCTGCAACTGCTGGTGTACCTGCTCAACCGCGCGGGCGTGCTCCACTTCCGCTTCCCGGCAACGATGGTCTTGTGGTACGTGCCGGTGCTCGCGCTGGGGATGTCCTTCGGGTCCCAGGACATGCCGTTCGAGCGCTTCTGGCACCGCTGGCGCCTCTGGATCGTCGCGGCCACGCTCCTCACGTTCGCCTGGTACGTGCCCCTGTCGGTGGCCCTGCTTCAGGGCGCGCCCGTCAGTTCCGCAGCCTACAGCCTCGCCAACTGGTCCTACACGACGGCCGCCTCGCTGGCCCTGCTGGGGCTCGCGCGCGCCCTCACCCGGGGCCCCGGCTGGCTGATGCGGACGCTCACGTCCCTGGGCACGGTGAGCCTGCAGGTGTACCTGCTGCACCCGGCCGTCTTGCTGTACCTGGAACGCCTGGGCTTCCCGGGGAACCCGGCCCAGTTCGTGCTTGTGCTCGTGGCGTACGGACTCCTGGCGCTCGCCGTGCCGCTCGCCGTGGCACGCCTCCTCGCCGGGACGCAGGTGGCGCAGTGGGTGTTCGGCCGTTGA
- a CDS encoding restriction endonuclease, which translates to MTLPAAPQALAPLPTWLSQPVGRAMNPPVHTRLQELPYHELSWQDFERLCLCLAQRDAAVEGCRLYGEQGDAQAGIDLYARELDGEQYVVYQCKRVEDFGPARIKAAVEKFLEEDGFVGRDRTSAFVLCTMESLRGKQRDDMFREQQGCWRPTTSSSSVGTRTNSTTCSSRRPRSWTISSGAPGSRPFAVRTRRGRWEIVSTPPTSCSCARGSGRFTRQCSSNMTPAWP; encoded by the coding sequence GTGACCCTGCCCGCCGCGCCCCAAGCCCTCGCGCCCCTGCCCACCTGGCTCTCCCAGCCGGTCGGGCGGGCCATGAACCCACCCGTCCATACCCGCCTGCAGGAGCTGCCGTACCACGAGCTGAGTTGGCAGGATTTTGAACGGCTGTGCCTGTGCCTCGCCCAGCGGGACGCCGCGGTGGAGGGCTGCCGCCTGTACGGTGAGCAGGGCGACGCGCAGGCGGGCATCGACCTGTACGCGCGCGAACTCGACGGCGAACAGTACGTGGTGTACCAGTGCAAACGCGTCGAGGACTTCGGCCCCGCGAGGATCAAGGCGGCCGTCGAGAAGTTCCTGGAGGAGGACGGGTTCGTGGGGCGTGACCGCACCTCCGCCTTCGTGCTGTGCACGATGGAAAGCCTGCGGGGGAAGCAGCGGGACGACATGTTCCGCGAACAACAGGGGTGCTGGAGGCCCACCACATCCAGCTCCTCCGTTGGGACGCGGACGAACTCAACCACCTGCTCAAGCAGGCGCCCGAGGTCGTGGACGATTTCTTCGGGCGCCCCTGGGTCGAGGCCTTTTGCGGTGAGGACGCGGCGCGGGCGCTGGGAGATCGTCTCGACGCCCCCAACTTCTTGCAGTTGCGCCAGGGGCTCCGGTCGTTTTACGCGTCAGTGTTCGAGCAACATGACTCCGGCGTGGCCCTGA
- a CDS encoding TlpA family protein disulfide reductase produces MNIRAAVCLTVLTLLGAALAGGGGPAARPGPPAPNFVLRAVGGETVRLSDLRGKAVIVLFGDVHCAVCRANDRLLRLYQYQYVDRDLAVLSLHAHVTPAELARYDAQFLFGVLTGRDPGDVVAHEYRATLPTTVFIDRRGRIQRVVHGRLDERELVRDLQALL; encoded by the coding sequence ATGAACATTCGCGCTGCCGTCTGCCTCACTGTCCTGACCCTCCTCGGCGCCGCCCTCGCGGGTGGCGGTGGGCCGGCGGCCCGCCCCGGCCCACCGGCCCCCAACTTCGTGCTGCGCGCGGTGGGCGGGGAGACCGTCCGTCTCTCCGACCTGCGGGGCAAGGCGGTCATCGTGCTGTTCGGGGACGTCCACTGCGCGGTCTGCCGGGCGAACGACCGGTTGTTGCGCCTGTACCAGTACCAGTACGTGGACCGTGACCTGGCGGTGCTGAGCCTCCACGCGCACGTGACCCCGGCAGAATTGGCCCGCTACGACGCGCAGTTCCTCTTCGGGGTGCTCACCGGGCGGGACCCGGGCGACGTGGTCGCGCACGAGTACCGGGCCACGCTGCCCACCACGGTCTTCATCGACCGGCGTGGCCGCATTCAGCGGGTCGTGCACGGCCGCCTCGACGAGCGCGAGCTGGTGCGCGACCTCCAGGCCCTGTTGTAG
- a CDS encoding NACHT domain-containing protein, with translation MRPSADTRRRGLEGWLVEHDAHVILGGPGSGKSTLLRFVTLDLLDDAPELGQVAGRWGQHLPVWVPFAFWTRVISFEGEGTISLHEVMGQWLRAFNAQDLAPLIDRALDDGRLLLVVDGLDEYVRSDYGELALDRLRVFVQQRGVPVLLSSRPDGYKLFKAKLSGWADGHIADLSEAQQRRLAEIWFAHQLRNADEDLGDDAVVRRTAAEVEAFFEELRDSPDLAHLAAVPLLLCLLVALRRAEVALPRSRFRVYEEVVKHLLEAHPRRRRRAAAMGDDDHSLSPLETRQALERLAYEMHCAHPEGVISIDTASEVVAAYLQDDEVGLGLGRREARTSAARLVAVGETNSGLLVGRSPHEAGFFHRSLQEFLAAGYLSRLDDQLEVVRSRRLDAQWREVLLGTLHFTRLPQQARKLLDVLRAPGGTVAQRQHLAHLLAEAAFGEFPVPPAVAQELAHDTLAAIERETWVPQRERLLGHALDGLQSAKVRDLVHERLRRWFPERLRYRSSALEAMGTWPLEEETVALLFQGLHEEEASERIAAAKALAALGNQQPGLFEQLARVARQAHSVEAQAGALHALVLGWPEALDLSEMLDHHAASPHPEHRLLAYTGLAKQGRLTDMQLNDTLSFRGYGGGISYTLRDLVVDVLVQGWPGDPRVREACLPGGSQAGMDRELNWQVLLRGFSSDPQVLGAVGKEIRGEKPPFLGVSNAWPLLLRHFRDAPAVMLAIDARLEGGDLGERDLFFASLVRRTALAKTKLLGSLDDGFRHWPVHALLEGWGMDDPEVAPRLLALATGPDDVAASIGFLIPDIMRDADAARQRLLPLLRDPECARPDFVLSGLAKVGVGEVGPAMLDAAFPHLGRPRGLGYGGLDHVLQFFPQEPRMLEYARQLLEEGAEWAGSVAYHLRHDAAIRQAVRDRSMPLDPGSRFVIASKLRQRWGDPQEVLGLLEAHNEEGDPETRVQCAISLALRARAEGRELTPIVELFVRDASTPGIGGNTGLQAGIAGLLTLGELGAVTAEVHGRRITEWIHPLLETSFDTAGNFVATVAQHWEEVREVVGPALFKGREENAVRVSSLAALAAYAEGSPLMSRQLLQVIEQHRSLRRSPAILQFLGRVLPGSGLLLEACLDALEEENSYRDTPLAAAQLLGKHFGGSGPVPERLTTALGEMPPREDVLMALTEGWPDSLVVREAYDWYAANKASASYPLYFRLAGLHSTPEKLIEALKATFEHCASVPKIASESIVPPLVRRLRHDPAFGAALATWLTTDRHPSALATVPRLLARAGVLSDELRKWCTAEVERLSGEDTTAPLGIDLLAGRVRPVLHSLLDAI, from the coding sequence GTGCGTCCCTCCGCCGACACCCGGCGGCGGGGACTGGAGGGCTGGCTGGTCGAGCACGACGCCCATGTAATCCTCGGCGGTCCTGGCTCCGGAAAGAGCACATTGCTGCGTTTCGTGACCCTCGACCTGCTCGACGACGCGCCAGAACTGGGACAGGTGGCGGGCCGGTGGGGTCAGCACCTCCCGGTGTGGGTCCCCTTCGCCTTCTGGACGCGCGTGATCTCGTTCGAAGGCGAGGGCACCATCTCTCTGCACGAGGTGATGGGGCAGTGGTTGCGCGCTTTCAACGCCCAGGACCTCGCGCCGCTCATCGACCGGGCCCTGGACGACGGGCGCCTGCTCCTCGTCGTCGATGGCCTGGACGAGTACGTGCGTTCGGACTACGGTGAGCTCGCGCTCGACCGGCTGCGGGTGTTCGTGCAACAACGCGGGGTGCCGGTGCTGCTCTCCAGTCGCCCGGACGGTTACAAGTTATTCAAGGCCAAGCTGAGCGGCTGGGCGGACGGGCACATCGCCGACCTCTCCGAGGCACAGCAGCGCCGCCTGGCCGAAATCTGGTTCGCCCACCAGCTGAGAAACGCGGACGAGGACCTGGGTGATGACGCGGTCGTGCGGCGGACGGCGGCGGAGGTCGAGGCCTTTTTCGAGGAGTTGCGCGACTCACCAGACCTCGCGCACCTGGCGGCCGTGCCGCTCCTGCTGTGTCTGCTCGTCGCCCTGCGCCGCGCGGAGGTCGCCCTGCCGCGCAGCCGCTTCCGGGTGTACGAGGAGGTGGTCAAGCACCTCCTGGAGGCGCACCCCCGGCGTCGGCGGCGGGCCGCGGCGATGGGGGACGACGACCACTCCCTCTCCCCGCTGGAAACGCGGCAGGCCTTGGAGCGCCTCGCGTATGAGATGCACTGTGCCCACCCCGAGGGCGTGATTTCCATCGACACCGCCAGCGAGGTGGTCGCCGCGTATCTGCAGGACGATGAGGTGGGCCTGGGCCTCGGGCGGCGCGAGGCCCGCACGTCTGCGGCGCGCCTCGTCGCCGTCGGGGAGACCAACTCGGGGCTGCTCGTGGGGCGGTCGCCGCACGAGGCGGGCTTCTTCCACCGTTCGTTGCAGGAATTCCTGGCCGCCGGGTACCTCTCACGGCTGGACGACCAGCTGGAGGTCGTCCGGTCGCGCCGCCTCGACGCCCAGTGGCGTGAGGTCTTGCTGGGCACGCTGCACTTTACGCGGCTTCCGCAACAGGCACGGAAGCTTCTGGACGTGCTGCGCGCCCCGGGTGGCACCGTCGCGCAGCGGCAACACCTGGCCCACCTGCTGGCGGAGGCCGCGTTCGGGGAATTCCCAGTTCCGCCAGCAGTGGCGCAGGAGCTTGCGCACGACACGCTCGCGGCCATCGAGCGAGAGACGTGGGTGCCGCAGCGTGAACGGCTCCTGGGCCACGCGCTTGATGGTCTGCAATCCGCCAAGGTGCGAGATCTGGTGCACGAGCGGCTTCGCCGTTGGTTCCCCGAGCGCCTGCGCTACCGTTCAAGCGCACTCGAGGCCATGGGCACGTGGCCCTTGGAAGAGGAAACCGTCGCACTGCTTTTCCAGGGGTTGCATGAAGAGGAGGCCTCGGAGCGGATCGCTGCCGCCAAAGCTCTGGCTGCGCTGGGGAACCAACAGCCTGGGCTGTTCGAGCAGCTCGCGCGCGTCGCACGGCAGGCCCACTCGGTCGAGGCCCAGGCGGGCGCCCTTCACGCGCTCGTCCTCGGGTGGCCGGAGGCCCTAGACCTCTCGGAGATGCTTGACCATCACGCCGCCTCACCCCATCCCGAACATCGCCTCCTCGCCTATACCGGTCTGGCCAAACAGGGTCGACTCACCGACATGCAGTTGAACGATACATTGTCCTTTCGCGGATACGGGGGAGGAATCTCTTACACACTCCGCGATCTGGTGGTTGACGTTCTAGTGCAGGGGTGGCCAGGGGACCCGAGAGTGAGAGAGGCCTGCCTGCCTGGCGGTTCCCAGGCCGGAATGGACAGAGAGTTGAATTGGCAGGTGCTGCTGAGGGGCTTTTCTTCTGATCCTCAAGTGCTGGGTGCAGTCGGCAAAGAGATTCGTGGAGAGAAACCTCCGTTCCTGGGCGTGAGCAACGCGTGGCCACTGCTGCTCCGCCATTTTCGTGATGCTCCCGCCGTCATGCTGGCCATCGACGCCCGCCTAGAGGGCGGCGATTTGGGGGAGCGCGATCTGTTCTTCGCGTCCCTGGTCCGCCGGACCGCTCTCGCCAAGACGAAGTTGCTCGGCAGTCTTGATGACGGGTTCCGACACTGGCCGGTCCACGCCCTGCTGGAGGGCTGGGGCATGGATGACCCGGAGGTGGCCCCCCGACTCCTGGCGCTCGCCACCGGACCGGACGACGTGGCCGCCAGTATCGGGTTCCTCATTCCCGACATCATGCGTGACGCCGACGCCGCTCGTCAGCGGCTTCTGCCCTTGCTGCGCGACCCAGAGTGCGCCCGGCCCGACTTCGTGCTCAGCGGACTGGCCAAGGTCGGGGTGGGCGAGGTTGGTCCGGCCATGCTCGATGCCGCCTTCCCCCACCTGGGCAGGCCGCGTGGGCTGGGGTACGGCGGGCTCGATCACGTGTTGCAGTTCTTCCCCCAGGAGCCGCGCATGCTGGAATACGCCCGGCAGCTTTTAGAGGAGGGCGCGGAGTGGGCAGGCTCCGTGGCCTATCACCTGCGGCACGACGCGGCCATTCGGCAGGCGGTGCGGGACCGGTCGATGCCGCTCGACCCCGGTTCACGGTTCGTCATCGCTTCCAAGCTCCGGCAGCGCTGGGGCGACCCGCAGGAAGTGCTGGGCCTGCTGGAGGCGCACAACGAAGAAGGCGATCCGGAGACGCGCGTGCAGTGCGCCATCAGCCTGGCCCTTCGCGCCCGGGCGGAAGGGCGCGAGCTGACGCCCATCGTCGAGCTCTTCGTGCGGGACGCGAGTACGCCCGGCATAGGAGGCAATACCGGTCTACAGGCGGGCATCGCCGGGTTACTTACCCTCGGCGAACTCGGTGCAGTCACCGCCGAGGTTCATGGTCGCAGGATCACGGAATGGATCCATCCCCTGTTGGAGACCTCTTTCGATACCGCCGGAAATTTTGTGGCCACGGTCGCGCAGCACTGGGAGGAGGTCCGTGAAGTCGTGGGTCCGGCCCTCTTCAAGGGTCGCGAGGAGAACGCAGTCCGTGTCTCAAGCCTTGCCGCCCTGGCGGCATACGCGGAAGGGTCCCCCCTGATGAGCCGGCAACTGTTGCAGGTTATAGAACAGCACCGCTCGCTCAGGCGTTCCCCGGCCATCTTGCAGTTCCTGGGGCGGGTACTTCCCGGGAGTGGGCTCCTGCTGGAGGCGTGCCTGGATGCGCTCGAGGAGGAAAATTCTTACCGAGACACTCCCCTTGCAGCGGCCCAGTTGCTGGGGAAGCACTTTGGAGGAAGCGGCCCGGTGCCGGAACGTCTCACCACGGCGCTTGGCGAGATGCCTCCCCGGGAGGACGTTCTGATGGCCCTGACGGAAGGTTGGCCGGACAGCCTTGTCGTCAGGGAGGCATACGACTGGTACGCAGCCAACAAGGCGAGCGCGTCATATCCTCTCTACTTTCGTCTGGCTGGCCTGCACTCCACGCCGGAGAAACTGATCGAGGCGCTCAAAGCCACGTTCGAACACTGCGCGTCGGTTCCCAAGATCGCTTCCGAAAGCATCGTGCCCCCGCTGGTCCGGCGCTTGCGACACGACCCGGCGTTTGGCGCGGCCTTGGCCACCTGGTTGACGACGGACCGTCATCCATCGGCTCTCGCCACGGTCCCGAGGCTTCTGGCCCGTGCGGGAGTGCTCTCCGATGAGCTTCGGAAGTGGTGCACCGCAGAAGTCGAACGGCTGAGCGGCGAGGACACCACCGCGCCGTTGGGCATTGACCTGCTCGCCGGGCGCGTGCGGCCTGTTCTGCACAGCCTCCTGGACGCGATTTGA
- a CDS encoding C39 family peptidase, with amino-acid sequence MRPLPLFSLALCALAGSASALPASVTLKNIRHQYQGPDNCAPVTALTVLGYYGTRVSQVQVANAMKDYPGDPQVTSLELAAYLGRFGLRSVIRYAGDAEVLRELVSRGFPVVVQQRLRAGSNVAHFRTVYGYSRGRFLVSDPIRGPSLSLTTAEVQDLWRYYNGEYLVAYPPGKEARVRAALGEDFGVAANWRHAKLHGEQDVKTRPNDPYAWWGLAKANLRLGNVAAASDNFDRAVALGVPTLYLLYRQEAFEAWTRAGKHRKTLNLTRRALRAYPRSKELLHFEKVASRALGA; translated from the coding sequence ATGCGACCGCTTCCCCTGTTTTCGCTGGCTCTTTGCGCGCTTGCCGGGTCGGCGTCCGCCCTGCCCGCGAGCGTCACCCTGAAGAACATCCGCCATCAGTACCAGGGCCCGGACAACTGTGCCCCGGTGACGGCGCTGACGGTCCTGGGGTACTACGGCACCCGGGTCAGCCAGGTGCAGGTCGCGAATGCCATGAAGGACTACCCCGGCGACCCGCAGGTCACCAGCCTGGAACTGGCCGCCTACCTGGGCCGCTTCGGGCTGCGCAGCGTCATCCGCTATGCGGGGGACGCCGAGGTGCTGCGCGAGCTGGTCTCCCGCGGCTTTCCGGTGGTGGTGCAGCAGCGCCTGCGGGCGGGCAGCAACGTGGCGCACTTCCGCACCGTGTACGGGTACAGCCGGGGCCGCTTCCTGGTGAGCGACCCCATCCGGGGCCCCTCGCTCAGCCTCACCACGGCGGAGGTGCAGGACCTGTGGCGGTACTACAACGGCGAGTACCTGGTCGCGTATCCGCCCGGGAAGGAGGCGCGGGTGCGGGCGGCCCTGGGCGAGGACTTCGGCGTGGCCGCCAACTGGCGGCACGCCAAACTCCACGGGGAGCAGGACGTGAAGACGCGCCCGAACGACCCCTATGCCTGGTGGGGCCTGGCCAAGGCGAATCTCCGGCTGGGGAACGTCGCGGCGGCCTCGGACAACTTCGACCGGGCGGTGGCGCTGGGCGTGCCGACCCTGTACCTCCTGTATCGCCAGGAGGCCTTCGAGGCATGGACCCGGGCGGGCAAGCACCGCAAGACCCTGAACCTAACCCGGCGGGCCCTGAGGGCCTACCCACGGAGCAAGGAACTGCTGCATTTCGAGAAGGTCGCCAGCCGCGCGCTCGGGGCGTAG
- a CDS encoding peptidoglycan D,D-transpeptidase FtsI family protein: MPHPLFHASDFHLKRRAASLAIAALLAFASLAVALAGVIIPARPAPASVAAPPRGELRSADGRVLAGGDLPRRVYPLGPLAAPVIGFVGASGGLEGLERASDPQLRRGEDLTLTLDTRVQAAAESILTEALERTDAEYASAAVLDTRSGDLLALASVPGFDPNAWRATPPDRWRNRAVLDEYEPGSVVKALTVAALLNEGRTTPDTQYDTPMWRRFAGATINDIVAHPPTLKTRQILRYSSNVGMTRLVEGVPAELLHRYFTAYGFGRPVRLGLPAGDGLLRDPADWSPLTQATQSFGQGLTVTTLQLAVAFNVLANDGRYVTPRILAGAPSTSRRVLTPQTAATMRELLHGVVDDGIKTKAELPGYHVGGKTGTAQVVVDGRYSAQVFSSTFAGFLPAARPRFTVAVMVRGAKREYQGSQLAAPIFREISSTLLSLYALRPEMVRPPTAEP, translated from the coding sequence GTGCCCCACCCCCTGTTTCACGCCAGTGACTTCCACCTAAAACGCCGCGCGGCCAGCCTCGCCATTGCCGCCCTGCTGGCCTTCGCCTCCCTCGCGGTGGCCCTGGCCGGGGTCATCATACCGGCCCGTCCCGCGCCCGCCTCGGTGGCGGCGCCCCCCCGGGGGGAGCTGCGCAGCGCCGACGGGCGGGTGCTCGCTGGGGGCGACCTGCCCCGGCGTGTCTACCCGCTGGGCCCCCTCGCCGCGCCGGTGATCGGCTTCGTCGGCGCCTCCGGCGGCCTCGAGGGGCTTGAGCGGGCCAGCGACCCCCAGCTGCGGCGCGGCGAGGACCTGACCCTCACCCTGGACACCCGCGTGCAGGCGGCGGCCGAGAGCATCCTCACCGAGGCCCTGGAGCGCACCGACGCCGAGTACGCTTCCGCCGCCGTGCTGGACACCCGCTCGGGTGACCTGCTCGCCCTCGCCTCGGTGCCCGGGTTCGATCCGAACGCCTGGCGGGCGACGCCGCCGGACCGCTGGCGCAACCGGGCCGTCCTCGACGAGTACGAGCCGGGCAGCGTCGTCAAGGCCCTCACGGTGGCCGCGCTCCTGAACGAGGGCCGCACCACCCCCGACACCCAGTACGACACGCCGATGTGGCGCCGCTTCGCGGGGGCGACCATCAACGACATCGTGGCGCACCCCCCGACCCTCAAGACCCGCCAGATTCTGCGCTACTCCAGCAACGTCGGCATGACCCGGCTGGTGGAGGGGGTGCCCGCCGAGCTGCTGCACCGGTACTTCACCGCGTACGGCTTCGGCCGGCCCGTCCGGCTGGGTCTGCCCGCCGGGGACGGCCTGTTGCGGGACCCGGCCGACTGGAGCCCGCTGACCCAGGCCACCCAGTCCTTCGGGCAGGGCCTGACCGTCACTACCCTGCAACTCGCCGTGGCTTTCAACGTGCTCGCGAACGACGGGCGGTACGTCACGCCGCGGATCCTCGCAGGCGCCCCGAGCACCTCCCGGCGAGTCCTGACGCCGCAGACGGCCGCCACCATGCGCGAGCTGCTCCACGGGGTGGTCGACGACGGGATCAAGACGAAAGCGGAGTTGCCCGGCTATCACGTGGGCGGCAAGACCGGCACGGCCCAGGTCGTGGTGGACGGCCGCTACAGCGCCCAGGTGTTCTCCTCCACCTTCGCGGGCTTCCTTCCGGCGGCGAGGCCGCGCTTCACGGTCGCGGTGATGGTGCGCGGCGCGAAGCGGGAATACCAGGGGTCGCAGCTCGCCGCCCCCATCTTCCGGGAGATCAGCTCCACCCTGCTGTCCCTCTACGCCCTGCGTCCGGAGATGGTGCGCCCGCCGACGGCCGAACCGTGA
- a CDS encoding peptidoglycan DD-metalloendopeptidase family protein: MRPLSTLLLACTSLAAAVNVTVLPGDTVPRLAARYGVSPLDLLLANPGLQPSDLRAGLSVTLPPGAVGLPVPVPSPVAAPPPAVPAGEPVVSGGPVAPAGTTTWTVRRGDTLSAVARQHGLTLAGLLALNPQVDPGRLLMVGRVLVVPVGSTPAAGVAPEATPSLPSPLAASPATPPTSGVPGATSSASPAQVVSVVPPSPQEPVSPGSTPAFPVPPTPVVPAPGTEAAPRQELPVSGARLTSSFSPVHQGIDLAVPQGTPIYAVAAGVVVESYFDARSGWGWTVLLQHEGGLRTRYSHNSANVAQVGEQVQAGQLIARVGSTGHSTGPHVDYRVYAAGGAIDPLAPAPVPSAVRGCPATQLLPSPQLSPSSAWSPFP; the protein is encoded by the coding sequence ATGCGCCCTCTCTCGACCCTGCTGCTCGCCTGCACCAGCCTGGCCGCCGCCGTGAACGTGACGGTTCTGCCGGGCGACACGGTCCCCCGGCTCGCCGCGCGGTACGGCGTTTCCCCGCTGGACCTGCTGCTCGCCAACCCGGGCCTCCAACCGTCGGACCTGCGCGCGGGCCTCAGCGTGACCTTGCCTCCGGGCGCGGTGGGTCTCCCCGTTCCCGTGCCGTCTCCAGTCGCAGCCCCTCCCCCAGCGGTGCCTGCGGGGGAGCCCGTCGTTTCCGGGGGGCCCGTGGCTCCAGCCGGCACCACGACCTGGACCGTTCGGCGGGGGGACACCCTCTCGGCGGTCGCCCGCCAGCATGGGCTGACCCTGGCCGGCCTGCTGGCTCTCAACCCACAGGTGGACCCGGGGCGTCTGCTGATGGTGGGGCGCGTGCTGGTGGTGCCGGTAGGATCAACCCCGGCTGCTGGGGTGGCGCCGGAGGCAACGCCCAGCTTGCCTTCGCCCCTGGCCGCCTCGCCCGCAACTCCGCCCACCAGCGGGGTGCCCGGGGCGACGTCGTCTGCCTCACCTGCGCAGGTCGTCTCGGTGGTTCCCCCGTCTCCCCAGGAACCGGTATCGCCGGGGTCCACGCCTGCCTTCCCCGTACCTCCCACCCCGGTCGTCCCGGCCCCCGGAACCGAGGCCGCACCTCGCCAGGAACTGCCGGTGAGCGGTGCCCGGCTGACGAGTTCCTTCTCCCCGGTGCACCAGGGCATCGACCTGGCCGTCCCGCAGGGAACGCCGATCTATGCGGTGGCGGCGGGTGTGGTGGTGGAGTCGTACTTCGACGCCCGTTCCGGGTGGGGCTGGACGGTGCTGCTCCAACACGAGGGGGGCCTTCGGACGCGCTACAGCCACAACAGCGCGAACGTGGCGCAGGTCGGGGAACAGGTCCAGGCCGGGCAGCTCATCGCCCGGGTCGGCAGCACCGGCCACAGCACCGGGCCGCACGTGGACTACCGGGTGTACGCCGCGGGCGGGGCCATTGACCCGCTGGCCCCGGCGCCAGTCCCCTCGGCCGTGCGCGGATGTCCGGCCACCCAGCTTCTGCCATCGCCCCAGCTTTCCCCCAGTTCTGCCTGGTCACCCTTCCCCTGA